In the Variovorax sp. S12S4 genome, one interval contains:
- the rng gene encoding ribonuclease G: protein MQDILINWSPQETRVALVEHGAVQELHIERTLERGLVGNIYLGKVSRVLPGMQSAFIDIGLERTAFLHVADIVAPFTPGSRPSAPAPDRDHRNGGPMVPIEKQVFEGQSLLVQVIKDPIGTKGARLSTQISIAGRLLVFLPQDNHIGVSQKIPSDQRESLRTRMLALIEAAAAADSGGVVPANTGGFILRTNGEDSSDAELAEDIAYLRKTWSRIRDSSGKVPPMSLLHQDLSLLQRVLRDMTSEDTQTIRIDSREQFEVLLKFGLEYMPQAAGKLQHYKGERPIFDLYSVDEEIAKALGRRVDLKSGGYLVVDQTEALTTVDVNTGGFVGARNFDDTIFKTNLEAAQAIARQLRLRNLGGIIIVDFIDMGRDDHREQVLAEFRKQLARDRVKTTAGGFSQLGLVEMTRKRTRESLAHMLCEPCAACGGQGIVKTARSVAYDVMREILREARQFTPREFRIVSSPQVIELFLDEESQHLAGLSDFIGKPISLQAEPAIGQGQYDIVLL from the coding sequence ATGCAAGACATCCTGATCAACTGGTCCCCGCAAGAGACCCGTGTGGCGCTGGTCGAGCACGGCGCCGTGCAAGAGCTGCACATCGAACGCACGCTGGAGCGCGGGCTGGTCGGCAACATCTACCTGGGCAAGGTCTCGCGCGTGCTGCCGGGCATGCAGTCGGCCTTCATCGACATCGGCCTGGAACGCACGGCCTTCCTGCATGTGGCCGACATCGTGGCGCCTTTCACGCCGGGTTCGCGGCCGAGCGCACCCGCGCCCGATCGCGACCACCGCAACGGTGGGCCGATGGTGCCCATCGAGAAGCAGGTGTTCGAAGGCCAGTCGCTCCTGGTGCAGGTGATCAAGGACCCGATCGGTACCAAGGGTGCGCGGCTCTCGACGCAAATCAGCATTGCGGGCCGGCTGCTGGTGTTCTTGCCGCAAGACAACCACATCGGCGTTTCACAGAAGATTCCTTCGGACCAGCGCGAATCGTTGCGCACCCGAATGCTGGCGCTGATCGAGGCTGCCGCGGCGGCCGACAGCGGCGGCGTGGTGCCGGCCAACACTGGGGGCTTCATTCTGCGCACCAACGGCGAAGACTCGTCCGATGCCGAACTGGCCGAAGACATCGCCTACCTTCGCAAGACCTGGTCTCGCATTCGCGATTCGTCGGGCAAGGTGCCGCCCATGTCGCTGCTGCACCAGGACTTGAGCCTGCTGCAGCGCGTGCTGCGCGACATGACCAGCGAAGACACGCAGACCATCCGCATCGATTCGCGCGAGCAGTTCGAGGTGCTGCTGAAGTTCGGGCTCGAATACATGCCGCAGGCGGCCGGCAAGCTTCAGCACTACAAGGGCGAGCGGCCGATCTTCGACCTGTATTCGGTCGACGAGGAAATTGCCAAGGCGCTGGGTCGGCGGGTCGATCTCAAGTCGGGCGGCTACCTGGTGGTCGACCAGACCGAGGCGCTCACCACGGTGGACGTGAACACAGGCGGCTTTGTGGGCGCGCGCAATTTCGACGACACCATTTTCAAGACCAACCTCGAGGCGGCGCAAGCCATTGCGAGGCAACTGCGGCTGCGCAACCTGGGCGGGATCATCATCGTCGACTTCATCGACATGGGGCGCGACGACCATCGCGAGCAGGTGCTGGCGGAGTTTCGCAAGCAGCTCGCGCGCGACCGCGTCAAGACCACTGCCGGCGGCTTCTCTCAGCTCGGGCTGGTCGAGATGACGCGAAAGCGCACGCGCGAGTCGCTGGCGCACATGCTGTGCGAGCCCTGCGCGGCATGCGGCGGGCAAGGCATCGTGAAGACGGCGCGCAGCGTGGCCTACGACGTGATGCGCGAGATATTGCGCGAGGCGCGGCAGTTCACGCCGCGCGAATTCCGCATCGTTTCATCGCCGCAGGTGATCGAACTGTTCCTGGACGAAGAAAGCCAGCACCTGGCTGGCTTGAGCGACTTCATCGGCAAGCCGATTTCATTGCAGGCCGAGCCCGCCATCGGGCAAGGGCAATACGACATCGTATTGCTCTGA
- a CDS encoding Maf family protein, translating into MTPDFIYLASQSPRRAQLLGQLGVRHELLLAGPDEDAESLEAALPNESPTAYVQRVTGLKLDAAVARRKRHGLADAPVLCADTTVALGRTILGKPEDARDAERMLALLSGATHRVLTAVALQHGRRRHAALSVSRVRFAAIGEKQIARYAASGEPLGKAGAYAIQGAAAAFIEHISGSYSGIMGLPMFETAQLLRSAGFNT; encoded by the coding sequence ATGACACCAGACTTCATCTATCTCGCGTCGCAGAGCCCGCGCCGTGCCCAACTGCTCGGCCAACTTGGCGTTCGCCACGAACTGCTGCTTGCCGGCCCCGATGAAGACGCCGAATCGCTCGAAGCGGCGTTGCCCAACGAATCGCCCACCGCCTATGTGCAGCGCGTCACAGGGCTCAAGCTCGACGCTGCCGTTGCGCGGCGCAAGCGCCACGGCCTGGCCGATGCGCCGGTGCTCTGCGCAGACACCACGGTCGCGCTGGGCCGCACGATTCTCGGCAAGCCCGAAGACGCGCGCGACGCCGAGCGCATGCTCGCGTTGCTCTCCGGCGCCACGCACCGCGTGCTGACGGCCGTCGCGCTGCAGCACGGCCGCCGTCGCCACGCTGCACTCAGCGTGTCGCGCGTGCGCTTCGCGGCAATCGGCGAGAAGCAGATCGCGCGCTATGCCGCAAGCGGCGAGCCGCTCGGCAAGGCCGGCGCCTATGCAATCCAGGGCGCGGCGGCTGCGTTCATCGAACACATCAGCGGGTCCTATTCGGGCATCATGGGACTCCCGATGTTCGAGACCGCGCAGCTCCTTCGCAGCGCCGGTTTCAATACCTGA
- the rlmH gene encoding 23S rRNA (pseudouridine(1915)-N(3))-methyltransferase RlmH, with amino-acid sequence MKLLVVAVGQRMPDWAQTAWDDYAKRFPPELKLELRAVKTEPRGSKSLETLYAAERERIEGAIARGMRIVVLDERGTALTTKALAARLQSWQGEGDDVALVIGGPDGLDPAFKAAAHERIRLSDLTLPHAMARVLLVEQLYRAWSVNAGHPYHRE; translated from the coding sequence ATGAAGCTCCTGGTGGTCGCCGTCGGGCAGCGCATGCCCGACTGGGCGCAGACTGCCTGGGACGACTACGCCAAGCGCTTCCCGCCGGAGCTCAAGCTCGAGCTGCGCGCGGTCAAGACCGAACCCCGCGGCTCCAAGTCGCTCGAAACGCTTTACGCCGCCGAACGCGAGCGCATCGAAGGCGCCATTGCAAGGGGCATGCGCATCGTTGTGCTCGACGAGCGCGGCACCGCGCTCACCACCAAGGCACTGGCCGCGCGCCTGCAAAGCTGGCAAGGCGAGGGCGATGATGTGGCGCTCGTCATCGGCGGGCCCGACGGGCTCGACCCGGCTTTCAAGGCTGCGGCACATGAACGCATTCGCTTGTCCGACCTGACCCTGCCGCACGCCATGGCGCGCGTGCTGCTGGTCGAGCAGCTGTACCGGGCTTGGTCCGTCAACGCGGGCCATCCGTACCACCGGGAATGA
- the rsfS gene encoding ribosome silencing factor, which translates to MTTEAAAKKDTQKLQRAIIDGLEDVKAQDIQVFDTEHLSPLFERVIVASGTSNRQTKALAASVRDAVREAGFGKPRIEGEDNGEWIIVDCGAAVAHIMQPAIRQYYHLEEIWGDKPVRAKLGGTKPALATAAKVTEEKKPVAAKMPNLRRTSAAKTAIRAAEQEAKAEKASRSPAKKTAAKKAPAKNAPAKKTTTARVPVKVVGKPAAKKPAAKKAPAKKAPARRA; encoded by the coding sequence ATGACCACTGAAGCCGCCGCCAAGAAAGACACCCAGAAACTCCAGCGAGCCATCATCGATGGACTCGAAGACGTCAAGGCGCAGGACATTCAGGTTTTCGACACAGAGCATCTTTCGCCGCTGTTCGAGCGCGTGATCGTTGCCTCGGGCACCTCCAACCGCCAGACCAAGGCGCTGGCCGCGAGTGTTCGCGACGCGGTGCGCGAGGCCGGCTTCGGCAAGCCGCGCATCGAGGGCGAGGACAACGGCGAGTGGATCATCGTGGACTGCGGCGCAGCCGTGGCGCACATCATGCAGCCCGCCATCCGCCAGTACTACCACCTCGAAGAGATCTGGGGCGACAAGCCCGTGCGCGCGAAGCTCGGCGGCACCAAGCCGGCGCTTGCCACCGCCGCCAAGGTGACCGAAGAGAAGAAGCCCGTCGCCGCCAAGATGCCCAACCTGCGCCGTACCAGCGCGGCCAAGACCGCCATTCGCGCGGCCGAGCAAGAGGCCAAGGCCGAGAAGGCCAGCCGGAGCCCGGCGAAGAAAACCGCCGCGAAGAAGGCGCCTGCCAAGAACGCTCCCGCCAAGAAGACCACGACCGCGCGCGTGCCGGTCAAGGTCGTCGGCAAGCCCGCCGCGAAGAAGCCCGCGGCAAAGAAGGCGCCTGCCAAGAAGGCGCCAGCGCGCCGCGCATGA
- the nadD gene encoding nicotinate (nicotinamide) nucleotide adenylyltransferase, translating into MSFSGAPRIGVFGGAFDPPHNAHVALAEAALSQLGLAELHIIPTGQAWHKSRTLTPAQDRLAMARLAFAGLAGTVVVDSREVLRDGPTYTLDTLHELRNEQPGAQLVLIMGADQATALPTWHGWQAILGIAIVSVAYRALSTGGIARFDPKMLPGLPAGARFEALELPAMDTSATEIRRRAALGEDISSLVPSAVARYIDQHHLYRPA; encoded by the coding sequence GTGAGTTTCTCCGGCGCTCCGCGCATCGGCGTTTTCGGCGGCGCATTCGATCCGCCTCACAACGCCCACGTGGCTTTGGCCGAAGCAGCGCTTTCGCAGCTCGGCCTGGCCGAACTGCACATCATTCCTACTGGCCAGGCTTGGCACAAGAGCCGCACGCTCACGCCGGCGCAAGACCGTCTTGCGATGGCGCGGCTGGCTTTTGCAGGGCTTGCGGGCACCGTGGTGGTCGACAGCCGCGAAGTGTTGCGCGACGGCCCCACTTACACGCTCGATACTCTGCATGAGTTGCGGAATGAACAACCCGGCGCGCAGCTGGTCTTGATCATGGGCGCCGACCAGGCCACCGCCTTGCCCACATGGCACGGCTGGCAGGCTATACTCGGCATTGCTATTGTTTCTGTAGCGTATCGCGCACTATCGACGGGCGGCATTGCTCGTTTTGATCCGAAAATGCTGCCCGGCCTTCCGGCTGGCGCACGTTTCGAAGCGCTCGAATTACCGGCCATGGACACCAGCGCCACCGAAATCCGGCGGCGCGCGGCGCTTGGCGAGGACATTTCCTCGCTGGTTCCGTCCGCCGTTGCACGCTATATTGACCAACACCACCTTTACCGCCCTGCCTGA
- the hemF gene encoding oxygen-dependent coproporphyrinogen oxidase encodes MQQTNPAAVGDYLRGLQQQIVDAVEAADGGACMRDAWQKEPGEALQGHGLTCILEGGELFERAGCGFSQVRGPRLPPSATQNRPELAGAPFEAMGVSLVFHPRNPYVPIVHMNVRMLAALPEGKDPVCWFGGGMDLTPSYGFEEDAVHFHTVCRDSLAAFGDDKYPRFKTWCDEYFFLKHRNEQRGIGGIFFDDFSEGGFENGFAMLRSVGNAFLPAYMPIVERRRGMPWGERERAFQLYRRGRYVEFNLVWDRGTHFGLQSGGRTESILLSMPPLASWAYRQQPEPGSPEAALYSDFIVRREWL; translated from the coding sequence ATGCAGCAGACCAATCCGGCAGCAGTCGGCGACTACCTGCGCGGCCTTCAGCAGCAGATCGTCGACGCGGTAGAAGCAGCGGACGGCGGCGCCTGCATGCGCGATGCCTGGCAAAAAGAACCTGGAGAGGCTTTGCAGGGACACGGCCTTACCTGCATTCTTGAAGGCGGAGAGCTGTTCGAGCGGGCGGGCTGCGGTTTTTCGCAGGTGCGCGGGCCCAGGCTGCCGCCTTCAGCCACGCAGAACAGGCCTGAACTCGCGGGCGCCCCCTTCGAGGCCATGGGCGTTTCGCTGGTGTTCCACCCGCGCAATCCTTACGTGCCCATCGTTCACATGAACGTGCGCATGCTGGCCGCGTTGCCTGAGGGCAAGGACCCGGTGTGCTGGTTCGGCGGCGGCATGGACCTGACGCCTAGCTACGGCTTCGAGGAAGACGCGGTGCACTTTCACACCGTGTGCCGCGATTCACTCGCTGCATTCGGCGACGACAAATATCCGCGCTTCAAGACGTGGTGCGACGAGTATTTCTTTCTGAAGCACCGCAATGAGCAGCGCGGCATCGGCGGCATCTTTTTCGACGACTTTTCCGAAGGCGGTTTCGAGAACGGTTTTGCCATGCTGCGTTCCGTGGGCAATGCTTTTCTGCCGGCTTACATGCCCATCGTAGAGCGCCGCCGCGGCATGCCGTGGGGCGAGCGCGAACGGGCGTTTCAGCTGTACCGGCGCGGGCGGTACGTCGAGTTCAACCTGGTGTGGGACCGCGGCACGCACTTCGGGCTGCAATCGGGCGGGCGCACCGAATCGATCCTGCTGTCGATGCCGCCGCTTGCAAGCTGGGCCTATCGCCAGCAACCCGAACCTGGAAGCCCCGAAGCCGCGCTGTACAGCGACTTCATCGTGCGGCGCGAGTGGTTGTGA
- the purD gene encoding phosphoribosylamine--glycine ligase, which produces MKVLVIGGGGREHALAWRLAQANRVSRVYVAPGNGGTVSDERYDCIDITEPAALREWAMKEKIALTVVGPEAPLAAGVVDEFRAHGLRIFGPTQAAAQLESSKAFSKAFMKRHKIPTAEYEAFTDAAAAHAYIDVKGAPIVVKADGLAAGKGVVVAMTAQEAHEAVDFMLVDNKFGVSHNDGGARVVIEEFLQGEEASFIVLCDGKNVTALATSQDHKRLLDNDEGPNTGGMGAYSPAPVVTAEVHARAMREIILPTIRGMEKDGIPYTGFLYAGLMIDPSGHPKTLEFNCRMGDPETQPIMMRLKSDLFEVFWHATDGTLDQVELQWDRRVALGVVMAAHGYPLSPRKGDRITGIPAEAPDAVVFHAGTTQQDGELKTSGGRVLCVTVLADSVKLAQQRAYEVAARINFDGAQYRKDIGYRAVHARNNPQA; this is translated from the coding sequence ATGAAGGTACTGGTAATTGGAGGAGGGGGCCGCGAACACGCCTTGGCGTGGCGCCTGGCGCAGGCCAACCGGGTCAGCCGCGTGTACGTGGCGCCGGGCAATGGCGGCACCGTGAGCGACGAGCGCTACGACTGCATCGACATCACCGAGCCCGCCGCGCTGCGCGAGTGGGCCATGAAGGAAAAGATCGCGCTGACCGTGGTCGGCCCCGAGGCGCCATTGGCTGCCGGCGTGGTGGATGAATTCCGCGCGCACGGCCTGCGCATCTTCGGCCCCACGCAGGCCGCGGCGCAGCTGGAAAGCTCCAAGGCGTTCTCCAAGGCGTTCATGAAGCGCCACAAGATTCCCACGGCCGAGTACGAGGCCTTTACCGACGCGGCCGCGGCCCACGCGTACATCGATGTCAAGGGCGCACCCATCGTCGTCAAGGCCGACGGCCTCGCTGCCGGCAAGGGCGTGGTGGTGGCCATGACCGCGCAAGAGGCGCACGAGGCCGTCGACTTCATGCTGGTCGACAACAAGTTCGGCGTGTCGCACAACGACGGCGGTGCGCGCGTCGTCATCGAAGAGTTCCTGCAGGGCGAAGAAGCCAGCTTCATCGTGCTGTGCGACGGCAAGAACGTGACCGCGCTGGCCACCAGCCAGGACCACAAGCGCCTGCTCGACAACGACGAAGGCCCCAACACCGGCGGCATGGGGGCCTATTCGCCCGCGCCGGTGGTCACGGCCGAGGTGCACGCGCGTGCCATGCGCGAGATCATCCTGCCGACGATTCGCGGCATGGAAAAAGACGGCATTCCGTACACCGGTTTTCTCTATGCCGGCCTCATGATCGATCCGTCGGGCCACCCCAAGACGCTCGAGTTCAACTGCCGCATGGGCGATCCCGAGACGCAGCCGATCATGATGCGGCTCAAGTCCGACCTGTTCGAAGTGTTCTGGCACGCGACCGACGGCACGCTCGACCAGGTCGAACTGCAGTGGGACCGGCGCGTGGCGCTGGGTGTGGTGATGGCGGCGCACGGCTACCCGCTCTCGCCGCGCAAGGGCGACCGCATCACGGGCATTCCGGCCGAGGCGCCCGATGCCGTGGTGTTCCATGCCGGCACCACGCAGCAAGACGGCGAACTCAAAACCAGCGGTGGCCGCGTGCTTTGCGTGACCGTATTGGCGGACAGCGTGAAGCTCGCGCAGCAGCGGGCTTATGAAGTGGCGGCGCGCATCAACTTCGATGGCGCGCAGTACCGCAAGGACATCGGGTACCGGGCGGTTCACGCGCGCAACAACCCGCAGGCTTGA